Proteins encoded together in one Nocardioides marinisabuli window:
- a CDS encoding MMPL family transporter, giving the protein MSTTPARSKGASPDFTPGFRPGPLGRLGLWVTDHAKLVTGVWLLLIVGLGAFAPQVEHNLSGAGWQADGSESVAARELAQESFGGNASSAIQVVVHSTDGPVTEGPGAEVIAQVTRMLEAEPRIADVIQPMPGATLSQDGSTAIILAGAGADTNEMVRVATDLKGDLQDLSVEGIQVNPTGSSLLWSDFNEANLEAMLKSEMVSWPVTMAILVLAFGALVAAGLPLILTLAGLVASAGSLVLINELVPVSIWAMNFAMMFALALGIDYALFLVVRYRASRMGSGNSAKQAIAETMDTAGKAVLLSGATVLISLSAVMLVPSPSFRSMAGGIMLSVVFVLAATLTLLPLVLFKLDHKINKLSLPWVKTGEHRSPKFAAWGERLWKRPVVWGLGALIVLLALAAPVIGLKTAMPSIKVLPEDASARIGYDLVQESFGEGAPGTLQIVMKASDAEAASTVLSSDSGIAGAMPAMPAADDSGLVLIQAVPTVDPSDPALNDTVDRLRADLPPSALVGGAAVENLDLKAQLDESTPLVIAVVLVLGFLLLLVALQAPLISLLGTLASLLSTAAAFGVARLIFQEGFGAEFFGFESQGFLDAWAPVFFFAMIFAIAMDYTVFLLASAKEHYEHSGDPKDAMVGSLAHSGRVIFAAGAVMVAVFFTFALSGPLPPKEMGIVLGVAVLLDAFLVRLVLLPVMLRLTGKAAWWSPAWLRKVLPTITFSHG; this is encoded by the coding sequence ATGAGCACTACCCCCGCCCGATCGAAGGGCGCCTCCCCCGACTTCACTCCCGGCTTCCGCCCAGGCCCCCTCGGCCGCCTCGGCCTGTGGGTCACCGACCACGCCAAGCTCGTCACCGGCGTCTGGCTGCTGCTGATCGTCGGCCTGGGCGCCTTCGCCCCCCAGGTCGAGCACAACCTGTCCGGCGCCGGCTGGCAGGCCGACGGATCGGAGTCCGTCGCCGCACGCGAGCTCGCCCAGGAGAGCTTCGGCGGCAACGCCTCCTCGGCCATCCAGGTCGTCGTGCACTCCACCGACGGACCCGTTACCGAGGGTCCCGGCGCCGAGGTCATCGCCCAGGTCACCCGGATGCTCGAAGCCGAACCACGCATCGCTGACGTGATCCAGCCGATGCCCGGCGCGACCCTCAGCCAGGACGGCAGCACCGCGATCATCCTCGCGGGCGCGGGTGCCGACACCAACGAGATGGTCCGTGTCGCCACCGACCTCAAGGGCGACCTCCAGGACCTTTCCGTCGAGGGCATCCAGGTCAACCCGACCGGCTCCTCGCTGCTCTGGTCGGACTTCAACGAGGCCAACCTTGAGGCGATGCTGAAGTCCGAGATGGTCTCCTGGCCCGTCACCATGGCGATCCTGGTGCTCGCTTTCGGCGCTCTGGTCGCCGCCGGCCTCCCCCTGATCCTGACTCTCGCAGGACTGGTCGCCTCCGCAGGTTCGCTTGTCCTCATCAATGAGCTCGTCCCGGTCTCCATCTGGGCGATGAACTTCGCGATGATGTTCGCCCTCGCGCTCGGCATCGACTACGCGCTTTTCCTCGTCGTCCGCTACCGCGCCTCCCGCATGGGCTCGGGCAACTCCGCCAAGCAGGCCATCGCCGAGACCATGGACACCGCCGGCAAGGCCGTCCTGCTCTCCGGCGCCACCGTCCTGATCTCGCTCTCAGCCGTGATGCTCGTGCCCTCGCCCTCGTTCCGCTCGATGGCCGGCGGGATCATGCTCTCGGTCGTCTTCGTCCTGGCCGCCACACTCACCCTGCTGCCGCTGGTGCTGTTCAAGCTCGACCACAAGATCAACAAGCTGTCCCTGCCCTGGGTCAAGACCGGGGAGCACCGCTCCCCGAAGTTCGCCGCGTGGGGCGAGCGACTCTGGAAGCGCCCCGTCGTCTGGGGCCTGGGCGCGCTCATCGTGCTGCTCGCGCTCGCCGCACCGGTCATCGGCCTCAAGACCGCTATGCCCTCCATCAAGGTCCTGCCCGAGGACGCCAGCGCCCGGATCGGCTACGACCTGGTGCAGGAGTCGTTCGGTGAAGGTGCACCCGGCACGCTGCAGATCGTGATGAAGGCCTCCGACGCCGAGGCCGCGAGCACCGTGCTTTCCTCCGACTCCGGCATCGCCGGAGCGATGCCGGCCATGCCGGCAGCCGACGACAGCGGGCTGGTCCTCATCCAGGCCGTGCCGACCGTCGACCCCTCCGACCCCGCCCTCAACGACACCGTCGACCGGCTGCGCGCCGACCTGCCGCCGAGCGCGCTGGTCGGAGGCGCGGCGGTGGAGAACCTCGACCTCAAGGCCCAGCTCGACGAGTCCACGCCGCTGGTGATCGCCGTGGTCCTGGTGCTCGGGTTCCTGCTGTTGCTGGTCGCGCTCCAGGCTCCACTGATCTCCTTGCTCGGGACGCTGGCCAGCCTGCTGTCGACGGCTGCGGCCTTCGGCGTGGCACGGCTGATCTTCCAGGAGGGCTTCGGCGCCGAGTTCTTCGGCTTCGAGAGCCAAGGTTTCCTTGACGCGTGGGCTCCGGTGTTCTTCTTCGCGATGATCTTCGCGATCGCGATGGACTACACGGTGTTCCTGCTGGCATCGGCCAAGGAGCACTACGAGCACTCCGGAGACCCGAAGGACGCGATGGTTGGCTCGCTGGCCCACTCAGGACGGGTCATCTTCGCCGCTGGCGCGGTTATGGTCGCGGTGTTCTTCACCTTCGCGCTCTCCGGCCCCCTGCCGCCCAAGGAGATGGGCATCGTGCTCGGCGTCGCCGTCCTCCTCGACGCCTTCCTCGTGCGGCTCGTGCTGCTGCCGGTCATGCTGCGCCTCACCGGCAAGGCGGCATGGTGGTCGCCGGCCTGGCTGCGCAAGGTGCTGCCGACCATCACGTTCTCGCACGGCTGA
- a CDS encoding sulfite exporter TauE/SafE family protein, with protein MTLLLAVAAGVFIGLSLGALGGGGSILAVPVLVYLLDQSASQATTGSLVVVGVTSLFGAIAAHRAGNVLLGRGLVFGLVAIGGAVAGAEASTRVPEDILLAAFAALMLLVGGMLAWRQLRHRRGDDPRHVARPTLDDPIITFSPTFACQCPRALKVLVTATVVGALTGFLGVGGGFLVVPALLLALALPMEYAAGTSLVVITITSAAALAVRAGSNAAPDWTSVAVLTATSAAAAVVGARLADRVGTNRLQAAFAVLVLGVAVYTAARAVPALL; from the coding sequence ATGACACTGCTCCTCGCCGTCGCCGCCGGCGTCTTCATCGGCTTGTCCCTGGGGGCACTCGGTGGCGGCGGCTCGATCCTGGCGGTGCCGGTGCTGGTGTACCTGCTCGATCAGTCCGCCTCCCAGGCGACGACCGGGTCGCTGGTGGTCGTCGGCGTCACCTCCCTGTTCGGGGCGATCGCCGCACACCGCGCCGGCAACGTGCTGCTCGGCCGCGGCCTGGTCTTCGGCCTGGTCGCGATCGGCGGGGCGGTGGCGGGAGCGGAGGCGTCCACCCGGGTCCCCGAGGACATCCTGTTGGCCGCCTTCGCCGCCTTGATGCTGCTGGTCGGCGGGATGCTGGCCTGGCGCCAGCTACGTCACCGTCGCGGAGACGACCCTCGGCACGTCGCGCGGCCCACCCTGGACGACCCGATCATCACGTTCAGCCCGACCTTCGCCTGCCAGTGCCCCCGGGCGCTCAAGGTGCTGGTGACCGCGACCGTCGTCGGGGCACTGACCGGCTTCCTGGGCGTGGGCGGCGGCTTCCTCGTCGTTCCCGCCCTCCTGCTCGCCCTCGCGCTGCCGATGGAGTACGCCGCCGGCACGTCACTGGTGGTCATCACCATCACCAGCGCCGCAGCGCTGGCCGTCCGGGCCGGCTCTAACGCCGCGCCGGACTGGACGTCCGTCGCCGTCCTCACCGCGACGTCGGCGGCAGCAGCCGTTGTAGGGGCACGCCTCGCCGACCGTGTCGGCACCAACCGCCTCCAGGCCGCCTTCGCCGTCCTGGTCCTCGGCGTCGCCGTCTACACGGCAGCCCGCGCGGTCCCCGCCCTTCTCTGA
- a CDS encoding YgaP family membrane protein: MNLDRAVLLLAGTMTLLSVLLVALVSPWWLLLTAFVGLNLLQSSITGFCPAAVIFRRLGVSSGCAFR; encoded by the coding sequence ATGAACCTCGACCGCGCCGTTCTCCTCCTCGCCGGCACCATGACCCTGCTCAGCGTCCTGCTGGTGGCCCTCGTATCACCGTGGTGGCTGCTGCTGACCGCCTTCGTCGGGCTCAACCTGCTCCAGTCGTCCATCACCGGCTTCTGCCCCGCGGCCGTCATCTTCCGCCGGCTCGGCGTCAGCAGCGGGTGCGCCTTCCGATGA
- a CDS encoding MBL fold metallo-hydrolase produces the protein MTDDTTTETPAPASATEETQQHPAEGLTVRTLETPSLGDRTYVVHDGAVALVIDPQRDIDRVVEVLEADGVQLTHVFETHIHNDYVTGGLALAQTTGAAYLVNGEDEVSFDRTPITDGEVVEVGDRMRVRAIATPGHTFTHLSYALSVDGPDGEEPYAVFTGGSLLYGATGRPDLLGEEHTDALVRHQHASAHKLAQQLPDEAEVYPTHGFGSFCSATQSDATASTIGDEKRSNPVLTQDEETYVRELLEGLGAWPAYYVHMGPANAAGPSAPDLSPVQEADATELRRRIEAGEWVVDLRNRKAFAAGHAPGTFNFGLDGAFSTYLGWLIEWGTAVTLLGETAEDVATAQRELVRIGIDRPAAQATGGPKDWTDGDLGTFPTATFADLAQVRHHRDVVVLDVRRADEYEGAAIAGAINIPIHELPLRVGDVPDGEVWVHCASGYRASVAASFVAAAGRTPVAVDDSFENAEKVGLHLVSPEGDTTDGADGPDA, from the coding sequence CTCGCTCGGAGACCGCACCTACGTGGTTCACGACGGCGCGGTCGCCCTCGTGATCGACCCGCAGCGCGACATCGACCGGGTAGTGGAGGTGCTCGAGGCCGACGGCGTCCAACTGACCCACGTCTTCGAAACCCACATCCACAACGACTACGTCACCGGCGGCCTGGCGCTCGCGCAAACAACCGGAGCGGCCTACTTGGTCAACGGCGAGGACGAGGTGTCCTTCGACCGCACCCCGATCACCGACGGCGAGGTCGTCGAGGTCGGCGACCGGATGCGCGTCCGCGCCATCGCCACCCCCGGCCACACCTTCACCCACCTGTCCTACGCGCTCTCGGTCGACGGCCCTGACGGCGAGGAGCCGTACGCCGTGTTCACCGGCGGCTCGCTGCTTTACGGCGCCACCGGACGACCCGACCTGCTCGGCGAGGAGCACACCGACGCCCTGGTGCGCCACCAGCACGCATCGGCACACAAGCTCGCCCAGCAGCTGCCCGACGAGGCCGAGGTCTACCCGACCCACGGGTTCGGGTCCTTCTGCTCGGCCACCCAGTCCGACGCCACCGCCTCCACGATCGGCGACGAGAAACGCTCGAACCCGGTCCTGACCCAAGACGAGGAAACCTACGTCCGCGAGCTGCTAGAGGGTCTCGGCGCCTGGCCGGCGTACTACGTGCACATGGGACCCGCCAACGCCGCTGGCCCCTCCGCGCCCGACCTCTCCCCGGTGCAGGAGGCCGACGCAACCGAGCTGCGACGCCGGATCGAGGCGGGCGAGTGGGTAGTGGACCTGCGCAACCGCAAGGCCTTCGCCGCCGGGCACGCCCCCGGAACCTTCAACTTCGGACTCGACGGCGCCTTCTCGACCTACCTGGGCTGGCTGATCGAGTGGGGCACCGCCGTGACCCTGCTCGGCGAGACCGCCGAGGACGTAGCCACCGCCCAGCGCGAGCTGGTCAGGATCGGCATCGACCGGCCCGCAGCCCAAGCCACCGGCGGACCGAAGGACTGGACCGACGGCGACCTCGGCACCTTCCCCACCGCCACCTTCGCCGACCTGGCGCAGGTGCGACACCACCGCGACGTCGTCGTGCTCGACGTGCGCCGCGCCGACGAGTACGAGGGCGCAGCGATCGCCGGGGCGATCAACATCCCCATCCACGAGCTGCCCCTCCGCGTCGGTGATGTGCCCGACGGTGAGGTGTGGGTGCACTGTGCCAGCGGTTACCGCGCCTCGGTCGCCGCCTCGTTCGTCGCCGCCGCCGGCCGCACCCCGGTCGCGGTCGACGACTCCTTCGAGAACGCCGAGAAGGTCGGCCTGCACCTGGTGAGCCCCGAGGGCGACACCACCGACGGTGCCGACGGGCCCGACGCCTGA